In Candidatus Chlorohelix allophototropha, one DNA window encodes the following:
- a CDS encoding D-alanyl-D-alanine carboxypeptidase family protein — protein sequence MNRRIPCQNASRRRRAKPEYYAAIGLLLALLLQLWLASFTAPKAYAATAEPKIDAPSAIAIDVADGRILFGRDIHQRSAMASTTKIMTALTAVSIPGFNLDDKYKTIKDDLVGEASMGLREGETVTVLDLLYGMLLNSGNDAAVALARYSGGKLPGNGDPIAKFVAQMNLKATEYGLHDSHYANPHGLDQDGHYSSAFDLAVTGWYLLKDPLLSKIVATPAATRAGKDLRSLNKFLSSYRGANGIKPGQTDAAGLCLVSSATRNGSTVIAVVLKEDSAGYNSDPAILTDYGFAKIQEGVVTTGGASDTVDYLGKVSGNKLLLSTQATNAANPLQVIGGDFNLAGAPINAQVISGTVSPDSQLSTGTPGGSDNNSSQKKDGGVNFFLIVLLLILVLVAVWFAARMGLIAGDNGRDFAYMVQDGVVSGSRIVGKYAGKLWHNLKPGDSDQPEKAPPEKPVRNQESLRDRVQSNRTAPTEPPLKRPIQSAPTTQTNTADYTFNDNTKVRSRMPKPNPLENIFDEAEVPNFGNPVLNEQPSQAYEASLQPPPPLSTRPPTSARPATPPPAIPSYSKDPEPVPTTADNLAARARHAIDYAIAGRMLASTDEFRRVVEHNPAFDFGNIPEFEQMPVLGYKALANAYQAVGRTKFGVLLLDMAIEKFPNDLELRNMFRVMSRELGGK from the coding sequence TTGAACCGAAGGATTCCGTGCCAGAACGCCTCCCGACGCAGGCGCGCCAAACCTGAATATTACGCCGCTATCGGGCTATTACTGGCGCTCCTCCTACAGTTGTGGCTTGCAAGTTTTACCGCACCCAAGGCATATGCTGCTACTGCTGAACCCAAAATAGACGCCCCTTCCGCGATTGCGATAGATGTTGCTGATGGGCGCATTTTATTTGGGCGTGACATTCACCAGCGTTCGGCGATGGCAAGCACTACCAAAATAATGACCGCGCTAACGGCAGTTAGTATTCCCGGTTTCAACCTAGACGATAAATATAAGACGATAAAGGATGACCTAGTAGGCGAAGCCAGCATGGGTTTGCGCGAAGGCGAAACCGTAACAGTGTTGGATTTGCTCTATGGGATGTTGCTAAACAGCGGGAATGACGCGGCTGTAGCGCTTGCCCGCTATTCCGGCGGTAAATTGCCCGGCAACGGCGACCCGATTGCTAAGTTTGTGGCACAAATGAACCTGAAAGCCACCGAATACGGATTGCACGATTCTCATTATGCTAACCCGCATGGCTTGGATCAAGATGGGCATTACAGCAGCGCCTTTGATTTGGCAGTAACCGGCTGGTATCTGCTCAAAGACCCGCTTCTTTCCAAAATTGTAGCGACTCCGGCAGCAACTCGCGCCGGTAAAGACCTACGCAGTTTGAACAAGTTTCTTTCAAGCTATCGGGGAGCAAACGGCATCAAGCCGGGTCAAACCGATGCCGCAGGGCTTTGCTTGGTTTCCAGCGCCACCCGCAACGGTAGCACCGTGATTGCGGTAGTCTTGAAGGAAGATAGCGCCGGGTACAACTCCGACCCTGCTATTCTTACCGATTATGGTTTCGCAAAAATACAAGAGGGAGTCGTAACTACCGGAGGCGCAAGCGACACGGTAGATTATCTGGGCAAAGTTAGCGGCAACAAGCTTTTACTGTCCACCCAAGCTACCAATGCAGCGAATCCTTTACAAGTAATTGGAGGCGACTTCAATCTTGCTGGTGCGCCGATAAATGCGCAGGTAATCAGCGGCACAGTCTCTCCCGATTCGCAACTAAGCACAGGGACACCCGGAGGAAGTGATAATAATAGTTCCCAAAAAAAGGATGGCGGTGTGAATTTCTTTTTGATTGTACTGCTATTGATTTTGGTACTCGTGGCAGTGTGGTTCGCTGCTCGAATGGGACTGATTGCGGGCGATAATGGCAGAGACTTTGCTTATATGGTTCAGGATGGCGTGGTAAGCGGTAGTCGTATTGTGGGAAAATATGCCGGAAAGCTGTGGCACAACCTAAAGCCGGGTGATAGCGACCAGCCTGAGAAAGCACCACCCGAAAAACCTGTGCGCAATCAGGAAAGTTTGCGTGACCGAGTCCAAAGTAACAGAACCGCGCCTACCGAACCGCCGCTTAAGCGTCCGATACAAAGCGCGCCAACCACGCAAACCAATACAGCGGACTATACTTTTAATGACAATACCAAAGTTAGAAGTAGAATGCCAAAACCTAACCCGCTGGAAAATATTTTTGACGAAGCGGAAGTGCCGAATTTTGGGAATCCTGTTTTGAACGAACAGCCTTCCCAAGCATACGAGGCAAGTTTGCAGCCGCCCCCGCCCTTATCGACTCGACCACCCACATCGGCACGTCCTGCTACTCCTCCGCCTGCCATACCAAGTTATAGTAAAGACCCTGAGCCGGTGCCAACTACAGCCGACAACCTAGCCGCAAGAGCGCGCCATGCCATTGACTATGCCATTGCCGGGCGTATGCTAGCCAGTACCGATGAGTTCCGGCGCGTGGTAGAACACAACCCGGCTTTCGATTTCGGCAACATTCCTGAATTTGAGCAAATGCCCGTACTGGGTTACAAAGCTTTGGCTAACGCTTACCAAGCGGTGGGGCGTACTAAATTTGGGGTTTTGTTGCTGGATATGGCAATTGAAAAATTCCCGAATGATCTAGAGTTGCGCAACATGTTTCGGGTGATGAGCCGCGAACTTGGGGGCAAATAA
- a CDS encoding TolB family protein, giving the protein MKTRLIAFAVIFIVVLIGAFFIFSTAPTKDNPTSSALPTINVGEKLTGESLDGQLLFSRGGFLWAWRGDTGLRMAIEPGASVIAGNQPILLQATLSPNGATIAYIRQDESYSDLWLINADGKNPRRLTNNRGPGLPRSQGFSNDSLWAFNPAWSPDGNIIAYLTDRGTDDLTLWLWSLKNNNAARVTMLGAGQGGVGKPSWSPDGTRLAIAAYQNGKSQIFRVNVQNGQNAQITESDSGAYDPAWSPNAQSIAYVVRKGNLSELWVMNADGTNPLLAASVPSRYPAWSPKGDKIAFLGLKDGAFELYTVDFAGGVTSNIKQITKSAHLDSNGGLSWSK; this is encoded by the coding sequence ATGAAAACCCGACTAATTGCTTTTGCCGTAATTTTTATCGTAGTGCTTATTGGCGCTTTTTTTATTTTTTCCACTGCGCCAACAAAAGACAATCCCACTTCTTCCGCTCTTCCTACTATTAATGTTGGCGAAAAACTGACCGGAGAAAGCCTTGATGGGCAATTGTTGTTCAGCAGAGGCGGTTTTCTGTGGGCTTGGCGAGGCGATACAGGCTTGCGAATGGCGATTGAGCCGGGCGCATCGGTTATAGCCGGAAATCAGCCTATTCTTTTGCAAGCGACCCTTTCCCCCAATGGCGCGACGATTGCTTATATCCGGCAAGATGAGAGCTATTCTGATTTGTGGCTGATAAACGCTGACGGCAAAAACCCTCGTCGCCTGACCAATAATCGTGGTCCCGGTTTGCCCCGTTCGCAAGGTTTCTCAAATGATAGCTTGTGGGCTTTTAACCCGGCTTGGTCACCGGATGGCAACATAATTGCTTACCTAACCGATCGCGGTACCGATGATTTAACGCTTTGGCTCTGGTCTTTGAAAAATAACAACGCCGCGCGGGTTACTATGTTGGGCGCGGGTCAGGGCGGGGTGGGAAAGCCAAGCTGGTCGCCCGATGGCACTCGCCTTGCGATTGCGGCATACCAGAACGGCAAGTCCCAGATTTTCCGCGTCAATGTTCAAAACGGGCAAAACGCGCAAATAACTGAAAGCGATAGTGGCGCATATGACCCGGCGTGGTCACCAAACGCCCAATCCATCGCCTATGTAGTGCGCAAAGGTAATCTCTCGGAGTTGTGGGTAATGAATGCGGATGGCACAAACCCGTTGTTGGCGGCTTCTGTTCCATCACGCTATCCGGCATGGTCTCCTAAAGGAGACAAGATTGCGTTTCTAGGCTTGAAAGATGGCGCGTTTGAACTCTACACCGTAGATTTTGCCGGAGGAGTAACCAGTAATATCAAGCAGATTACAAAATCCGCTCACCTCGATAGTAACGGCGGCTTAAGCTGGAGCAAATAG
- a CDS encoding squalene/phytoene synthase family protein, whose translation MSETFQAKADSGATPLAASAQNEQHQHGHDRFDPTELEKAYELSRRITRKGSKTFYFSTIFLPKEKRRAMWAIYCFCRFTDDMVDTADTADMEELISKLDLWEHELKTSFQQSLPPSQPHMLAWQHTTNFYKIPLHPPLDMIKGVRMDLSQNRYNSFEELRLYCYRVASTVGLMTSQVIGYSEPIALDYAVELGIAMQLTNILRDIGEDTKRGRIYLPLDEMAQFGYTEEELLRGEINERFINLMKFQIERARKFYATAELGIDYLNKDSRLAVATAAHLYSRILDVIERNNYDVFNRRAFVPLDEKIGGLIRVWRKRRKTSRS comes from the coding sequence GTGAGTGAAACTTTTCAGGCTAAGGCAGATTCCGGTGCGACACCACTGGCTGCCTCCGCCCAAAATGAACAACACCAACACGGGCATGACCGTTTTGACCCGACTGAGCTTGAGAAAGCCTACGAACTCAGCCGCCGCATAACACGCAAAGGCTCGAAAACATTTTATTTCAGCACTATTTTTTTACCCAAAGAAAAGCGTCGCGCTATGTGGGCGATTTATTGTTTCTGCCGTTTTACCGATGATATGGTGGATACGGCAGATACCGCCGACATGGAAGAGCTAATTTCTAAACTTGACCTTTGGGAGCATGAGTTAAAAACCTCTTTCCAGCAATCCCTCCCTCCCTCCCAGCCTCATATGCTGGCATGGCAACATACTACCAACTTCTACAAAATACCCTTGCATCCCCCCCTTGATATGATAAAAGGGGTGCGCATGGATTTATCCCAGAATCGGTATAACTCTTTTGAAGAGCTACGGTTGTATTGTTACCGGGTTGCCAGTACGGTAGGGCTAATGACCTCGCAAGTAATAGGCTATAGCGAGCCGATTGCGCTCGATTATGCGGTTGAGCTTGGGATTGCTATGCAACTTACCAACATTCTGCGGGATATTGGCGAAGATACCAAGCGGGGCAGAATATACCTTCCATTGGACGAAATGGCGCAATTCGGCTATACTGAGGAAGAGTTACTGCGAGGCGAAATTAACGAACGCTTTATTAATCTGATGAAATTTCAGATTGAGCGCGCCCGCAAATTCTACGCTACCGCCGAATTGGGAATTGACTATCTTAATAAAGATAGCAGGTTGGCAGTTGCAACCGCGGCACATCTCTACAGCCGTATTCTTGATGTGATTGAGCGAAATAATTACGATGTGTTCAATCGTCGCGCTTTTGTACCATTAGATGAAAAAATCGGCGGATTAATCCGGGTATGGCGTAAGAGACGCAAAACCTCTAGAAGTTAG
- a CDS encoding DUF1997 domain-containing protein, with translation MGDLVGVSGDFRRLIRLEAPVEVVYDYFTDFNYVLPRLPEVNRVLHFKDGRYRMIFSADDGRGHDMGVVFDVRHEVVENHIVKMVPVPINPQELKKSMGPNAGVMFPGSFGGEAILKADDKHCEIIYKVNLQIEIEVPQFLSFLPMPMLRKMGDGLMSLKLNKVGEGMSQNVPSDFKHWVDKNHTRVQHLFERAEEKVKVAVHHHDGNSSSPKAYYVKPDRSSFDVN, from the coding sequence ATGGGAGATTTAGTAGGGGTAAGTGGGGATTTCCGTCGTTTAATCCGGCTGGAGGCTCCCGTTGAAGTCGTATATGACTATTTTACCGACTTTAATTATGTGTTGCCACGTTTGCCAGAAGTAAATAGGGTACTGCATTTTAAGGATGGGCGCTATCGCATGATTTTTTCCGCCGATGATGGGCGTGGTCATGACATGGGCGTGGTTTTTGATGTACGGCACGAAGTAGTAGAAAATCATATTGTGAAAATGGTGCCTGTTCCCATAAACCCGCAAGAATTAAAAAAGAGCATGGGACCAAATGCGGGCGTGATGTTCCCCGGAAGTTTCGGTGGAGAAGCGATATTAAAAGCGGACGATAAGCACTGCGAAATTATATATAAGGTAAACCTTCAAATAGAGATTGAAGTGCCACAATTCTTGTCTTTCCTGCCTATGCCAATGTTACGCAAAATGGGCGATGGTTTGATGTCCTTAAAGCTGAATAAAGTAGGCGAGGGTATGAGTCAGAATGTGCCGTCAGATTTCAAGCATTGGGTCGATAAAAACCATACGCGGGTACAACATCTCTTTGAGAGAGCTGAAGAGAAGGTTAAAGTCGCGGTTCATCATCATGACGGAAACTCCAGTTCACCAAAAGCGTACTATGTGAAACCGGATAGATCAAGTTTTGATGTGAATTGA
- a CDS encoding inositol monophosphatase family protein, translated as MKETAILAAREAGKLMLDWRQALPPGPAAVDYKSAKDVVTVVDKQAEDLIISHIRAKFPEHAILGEEGGLLKGSAESPYTWVIDPLDGTANYAADLAASCVSIGVLDGNTPVLGVVYNPFRDELFVGIKGGGAFLNDQPIRVSREAILEKSLMAFDLGYNEERAIQQLREAAFWRSRVRTMRILGSAVLALCYVACGRFDLFYHGALHAWDLAAAAVILEEAGAITSNHMGEPLDIYQPSVVTGNPEMHRLYFEVRKQFAG; from the coding sequence TTGAAAGAAACAGCTATTCTCGCCGCCCGCGAAGCCGGAAAATTAATGCTGGATTGGCGACAGGCTCTCCCGCCCGGTCCCGCCGCAGTGGATTATAAAAGCGCCAAAGATGTGGTTACCGTAGTGGATAAGCAAGCGGAAGACCTTATAATCAGCCATATCCGCGCGAAATTTCCGGAACATGCCATTCTAGGTGAGGAAGGCGGCTTGCTGAAAGGTTCGGCAGAATCTCCTTACACTTGGGTGATTGACCCCCTTGATGGCACAGCTAACTACGCTGCCGACCTCGCCGCCAGTTGTGTTTCTATCGGGGTGTTGGACGGTAATACTCCTGTTCTCGGTGTGGTTTACAATCCTTTCCGGGATGAGCTTTTTGTAGGTATAAAAGGTGGGGGCGCATTTTTAAACGACCAGCCAATCCGGGTTAGTCGGGAAGCCATATTAGAGAAATCGCTGATGGCATTTGACCTCGGCTATAACGAAGAAAGAGCCATACAGCAATTAAGAGAGGCGGCTTTCTGGCGATCTCGCGTGCGAACTATGCGCATTCTGGGAAGCGCTGTGCTGGCGCTATGCTATGTAGCTTGCGGAAGGTTTGACCTTTTCTATCACGGGGCTTTACATGCCTGGGATTTGGCGGCGGCTGCCGTAATTTTGGAAGAGGCGGGGGCAATCACCAGCAACCATATGGGCGAACCACTCGATATTTACCAGCCTTCGGTAGTAACCGGAAATCCTGAGATGCACCGTCTATACTTCGAAGTTAGGAAACAATTCGCAGGATGA
- a CDS encoding Type 1 glutamine amidotransferase-like domain-containing protein: protein MSSKTFILTGGNEFEKGLEFADQEAIALAGAASASPGLCLVVAITNSQRKGEELSQAGAFWFSNMGARNCERLVLSSLEACNDPQNLAKLEKASLLYLVGGDPAFMLECIQDSELKVVLTKSLTRNGVLGGSGSGAAVLAQYVYLEDRDELVAGLGLIPAGCLIPYHSSKGRKWAKRLAELLPTAYVFGVDDKTSAIGYDNNWRVYGRGWVTVYKGGKPRKFVSGQPFMLNPKRRV, encoded by the coding sequence ATGAGCAGCAAAACTTTCATTTTGACAGGCGGAAACGAGTTTGAGAAGGGGCTGGAGTTTGCCGATCAAGAAGCTATTGCGCTTGCCGGGGCAGCTTCAGCTTCACCCGGTTTATGCTTGGTAGTGGCTATTACTAATAGTCAGCGCAAAGGCGAGGAATTGAGTCAGGCGGGCGCGTTTTGGTTCAGCAACATGGGCGCGCGCAACTGCGAAAGGCTAGTGCTGAGTAGCCTCGAAGCTTGTAATGACCCTCAAAATCTGGCAAAGCTGGAAAAAGCGAGTTTGCTTTATCTGGTAGGCGGCGACCCGGCTTTTATGTTGGAATGTATTCAAGACTCAGAATTAAAGGTTGTCTTAACCAAAAGCCTGACCCGCAACGGAGTGTTGGGCGGTAGCGGCAGCGGGGCAGCGGTATTGGCGCAATATGTGTACCTTGAAGATAGGGACGAATTAGTTGCCGGGTTGGGATTAATCCCGGCGGGTTGCCTCATCCCGTATCACAGCAGCAAGGGGCGCAAATGGGCAAAGCGGTTGGCGGAACTACTGCCCACTGCGTATGTTTTCGGCGTTGATGATAAAACTTCGGCTATCGGCTATGATAACAATTGGCGCGTTTACGGGCGCGGTTGGGTAACAGTTTATAAGGGTGGCAAGCCCCGAAAGTTTGTTAGCGGGCAACCTTTTATGCTCAACCCAAAACGGCGAGTCTAA
- a CDS encoding toll/interleukin-1 receptor domain-containing protein has translation MPETIPSLKLQVFLCHASEDKLAVRALYERLKTENWIHPWLDEEELIPGQPWRYEVEKALEESHLILVCLSPQSVAKQGYVQYEIETALDYAKYMPEGMSNIIPLKLTECKIPRRLSKWQYVNYYENQGYEKLLKGLSLRAKKLEKPAHVAVSIPTAPSIPTLSRTLPIEASRISLIPFIPSKSILLILLPIILVLLVSFTLINPFGSNSSANPTNTIFAQLTTTVTPVRVTSTSVPTTIVIPTTATNVSAPEGSATTSLLTATPTFSPSRTITPQPGTTTSPTAIAVAFDFAAPGSNTMGIAWDGKNLWLSNNDATIFQVDTQGNTLGSFRSPDATPEGLTWEGSNLWLITRNYSFIHRLQVNGVNLKEVSKYPASRDGVIGGGVITDLEWVDQNLWYSNQYVIRKLDASGNILTNLAFPKNILGLAWDGKKFWVAHENKTPFDMVISTVSIEGKILATFPSPVQEIVGLAWDGGYLWAATEKQIYKLKV, from the coding sequence ATGCCCGAAACCATTCCCTCGCTAAAATTACAGGTTTTTCTCTGCCACGCCTCTGAAGATAAACTTGCCGTACGCGCGCTTTATGAGCGTCTGAAAACCGAGAATTGGATTCATCCATGGCTGGACGAGGAAGAACTGATACCCGGACAACCTTGGCGCTACGAAGTTGAAAAGGCTTTGGAAGAGAGTCACCTCATTTTGGTGTGCCTCTCCCCCCAATCTGTGGCTAAACAAGGCTATGTTCAGTATGAAATAGAAACCGCGCTTGACTATGCCAAATATATGCCCGAAGGAATGAGTAATATCATACCTTTGAAATTGACGGAGTGTAAAATCCCACGAAGGCTAAGCAAATGGCAATACGTCAACTATTACGAGAACCAAGGTTACGAAAAACTCCTAAAAGGTTTGAGTTTACGAGCCAAAAAACTGGAGAAACCAGCGCATGTAGCCGTTTCAATCCCTACTGCACCTTCAATCCCTACTCTATCCCGTACACTGCCCATAGAAGCATCTCGTATATCGCTCATACCATTCATACCTTCTAAATCAATTCTTTTAATCTTATTACCCATCATATTAGTATTGTTAGTATCTTTTACCTTAATTAATCCCTTTGGTTCAAACTCTTCTGCTAATCCTACCAACACCATCTTTGCTCAACTTACAACCACAGTTACTCCAGTAAGGGTAACCTCGACATCAGTTCCAACCACAATTGTTATCCCTACGACCGCTACTAACGTATCAGCACCAGAAGGGAGCGCCACTACAAGTTTACTAACGGCTACTCCCACCTTCTCACCGAGTCGCACAATTACCCCTCAGCCCGGTACAACTACCAGCCCCACCGCAATAGCAGTAGCGTTTGATTTTGCTGCTCCCGGCAGCAACACTATGGGAATAGCTTGGGATGGCAAAAATCTGTGGCTATCCAACAACGATGCAACAATTTTTCAGGTTGATACTCAAGGTAACACATTGGGTTCTTTCCGCTCGCCTGATGCAACCCCAGAGGGTTTGACCTGGGAAGGGTCTAATCTATGGCTTATTACTAGGAATTACAGCTTCATTCACCGCCTTCAAGTTAACGGCGTAAACTTGAAGGAAGTAAGCAAATACCCCGCTTCTAGAGACGGAGTAATTGGTGGCGGAGTTATAACCGACCTTGAATGGGTAGACCAAAATTTATGGTACTCAAATCAATATGTTATACGAAAGTTGGATGCTTCGGGAAATATTCTTACTAATCTGGCTTTCCCAAAAAATATTTTGGGGCTTGCCTGGGATGGCAAAAAATTTTGGGTGGCGCACGAAAATAAAACCCCCTTCGATATGGTAATTAGTACGGTTTCTATTGAAGGTAAAATTTTGGCTACTTTTCCCTCTCCCGTACAGGAAATAGTAGGGCTTGCTTGGGACGGTGGATATTTGTGGGCAGCTACCGAGAAACAAATATATAAGTTAAAGGTGTAG
- a CDS encoding ferritin-like domain-containing protein — MAGSQANDLMVQKYDFSLKEETKLYHRAKREQWDAADLPWELGTALDPIQRAAGAQVLSNFLYGEQAAMLIASQLVSQVQDMEIRACLATQVMDEIRHIEAFNRYIVMLGKVQNPNEHIREFVERLLAVQNPEEKFIGLHLLLEGLALEVFHEAAQRIADPLLKIMLNKTTHDESRHIAFGTTYLKKLVKKLDEETKAQLVTRHTEYSMLLVGLVIDEAETSAQFGLDLAKITERNINGHLHRMAGIGLWKEE, encoded by the coding sequence ATGGCGGGTTCGCAGGCAAATGATTTAATGGTACAGAAGTACGATTTTTCTTTGAAAGAAGAAACCAAGCTATACCACCGCGCTAAGCGTGAGCAATGGGATGCCGCTGATCTGCCGTGGGAGCTTGGTACTGCCCTCGACCCCATTCAACGCGCTGCCGGGGCGCAGGTGCTGAGCAATTTTCTCTATGGCGAACAGGCGGCGATGCTTATTGCCAGCCAACTAGTCTCGCAAGTGCAAGATATGGAGATACGCGCTTGTTTGGCAACTCAGGTTATGGATGAAATCCGCCACATAGAGGCTTTCAATCGTTATATCGTAATGCTCGGCAAGGTGCAGAATCCTAATGAGCATATCCGGGAATTTGTAGAGCGACTATTGGCGGTGCAGAATCCGGAAGAAAAATTCATCGGCTTGCACTTGCTGCTGGAAGGATTGGCTTTAGAGGTTTTTCACGAGGCAGCCCAACGCATTGCAGACCCGCTGCTCAAGATAATGCTCAACAAAACTACCCATGATGAAAGCCGCCATATTGCTTTTGGTACAACCTATTTAAAAAAGCTCGTCAAAAAGCTCGATGAAGAAACCAAAGCGCAACTTGTCACGCGCCATACTGAGTATAGTATGCTGCTGGTAGGGTTGGTTATAGATGAAGCGGAAACTTCTGCTCAGTTTGGTTTGGATTTGGCGAAGATTACAGAGCGCAACATAAACGGACATTTGCATCGAATGGCGGGAATAGGCTTGTGGAAAGAGGAATAA
- a CDS encoding metallophosphoesterase family protein, giving the protein MSQNNMNRNTRRRFLKKAAGLAFGGLSLGWLSACGEVATPIPPTPLPTAIPTSVVPTTTVATSQSVAATTTVALPIASPTPAFQRFGFIVYGDIRTAGLKPPPIFDKLLALSKEYKPQAALLVGDIINAEDNNSVVKTQWEGHLKPFAALGNIPILPTIGNHETNYRKAATPLYLEAFPDLPKNGPADFKGYAYSLDIGAVHFVSVASELPSQPHQLGKVQLAWLEQDLKATRQPYILVMSHDPAYPAGPHVGNSLDAYPAERDAFWKLLMDNNVTAYITGHEHLYNKSVRNGIYQLIIGTSGSYPYSGWSGDFYHFASFDVTQQAMNVQIIDETGKERDKLTLKPR; this is encoded by the coding sequence ATGAGCCAGAATAACATGAACCGGAATACGCGCCGCCGCTTTCTGAAAAAGGCAGCCGGACTTGCCTTTGGAGGGCTTTCGCTAGGTTGGTTGTCGGCTTGTGGGGAAGTTGCCACTCCGATACCGCCAACGCCACTTCCCACTGCTATTCCAACTTCAGTTGTACCCACGACTACGGTTGCAACTTCGCAGTCGGTTGCCGCTACCACCACCGTGGCGCTGCCGATTGCCTCGCCTACGCCCGCCTTCCAACGCTTTGGTTTTATTGTGTATGGCGATATTAGAACCGCAGGCTTGAAGCCGCCGCCTATATTTGATAAACTGCTCGCGCTTTCCAAAGAGTATAAGCCGCAAGCCGCGCTGTTGGTTGGCGATATCATCAACGCTGAGGACAATAATTCGGTGGTAAAGACGCAATGGGAAGGGCATCTAAAACCTTTTGCCGCGCTCGGCAACATCCCCATTCTGCCCACTATCGGCAATCATGAGACGAACTATCGCAAAGCTGCCACGCCCCTATATTTGGAAGCTTTCCCCGATTTGCCCAAGAACGGACCCGCAGATTTTAAGGGCTATGCTTATTCGCTGGATATTGGTGCGGTGCATTTTGTATCGGTGGCTTCCGAACTACCGAGTCAGCCGCACCAATTGGGCAAGGTTCAGTTAGCTTGGCTGGAACAGGATTTGAAAGCCACGCGCCAGCCCTATATTCTGGTGATGAGCCATGACCCTGCCTATCCGGCAGGTCCGCATGTGGGCAATAGTCTCGATGCTTACCCGGCAGAGCGCGATGCTTTTTGGAAATTGCTGATGGATAATAATGTCACCGCTTATATCACGGGGCATGAACATCTGTATAATAAGAGTGTTCGTAACGGAATTTATCAGCTTATAATCGGAACGAGCGGTTCTTATCCCTATTCCGGGTGGAGTGGCGATTTCTATCATTTTGCCAGTTTTGATGTAACGCAACAAGCAATGAACGTACAAATTATTGATGAGACCGGAAAAGAGCGTGACAAGCTTACTTTGAAACCGCGCTAA